One Anaerolineae bacterium DNA window includes the following coding sequences:
- a CDS encoding YtxH domain-containing protein, which yields MARDGGGEFLTGFLIGGLIGAGLALLFAPQPGKETISQLRQKGEELKQRFSDLSLDEAKEFITRTVQEAIKEGKIAAIRTKEEMLGRLEQAGGEEAEAGSTGEIQIG from the coding sequence ATGGCAAGAGACGGCGGAGGCGAATTCCTGACGGGATTTTTGATCGGCGGATTGATCGGCGCCGGCCTGGCTCTCCTCTTTGCCCCACAGCCCGGCAAAGAGACCATTTCCCAACTGCGGCAAAAGGGCGAAGAGCTGAAACAGCGCTTCTCCGACCTCTCCCTGGATGAGGCCAAGGAGTTCATCACCCGCACGGTGCAAGAAGCCATCAAAGAGGGCAAAATTGCCGCCATCCGCACGAAAGAGGAAATGCTGGGCCGGCTCGAGCAGGCCGGCGGCGAGGAGGCGGAAGCCGGCTCCACCGGTGAGATTCAGATCGGCTGA